From the Bombus vancouverensis nearcticus chromosome 3, iyBomVanc1_principal, whole genome shotgun sequence genome, one window contains:
- the spt4 gene encoding transcription elongation factor subunit spt4: protein METVAKDLRGLRACLVCSLIKTFDQFEFDGCDNCDEFLRMKNNKDNVFDCTSSNFDGMIAAMSPEDSWVCKWQRINRFCKGVYAISVSGRLPAGVIREMKSRGIAYRPRDTSQR, encoded by the exons ATGGAAACCGTGGCTAAAGATTTACGGGGCCTAAGAGCTTGTTTAGTATGTTCCTTGATCAAG ACATTTGATCAATTTGAATTTGATGGATGCGATAATTGCGATGAATTTTTACGAATGAAGAATAATAAGGATAATGTTTTTGATTGTACAAGCTCCAATTTCGATGG TATGATTGCTGCAATGAGTCCTGAGGATAGCTGGGTTTGCAAATGGCAAAGAATAA aTCGGTTTTGCAAAGGTGTATATGCAATATCAGTATCAGGACGATTACCAGCAGGTGTTATAAGAGAGATGAAAAGCAGAGGAATAGCGTACAGACCACGTGATACAAGCCAAAGATAA
- the geminin gene encoding geminin DNA replication inhibitor isoform X1: MRENLTFCVEAFVVCRAHRMKDKVRKSLHVLQPTATNKENLVGGRRMLRSSLSGKETHKGEVNEKSKNEEKPKRKKVILKDKAVQTVRGGKIKIEVEDLTSEAGPSENYWEVLAERRRIALEDALEDNKELTERVEKLEEENRIYKEMLEESRSLVEVLQEMLGEDRNDINNSLEDTI, encoded by the exons ATGCGGGAAAATCTTACATTCTGCGTTGAAGCATTTGTCGTTTGTCGTGCACATAGGATGAAG GATAAGGTCAGAAAGTCTTTGCACGTTTTGCAGCCGACAGCCACTAACAAAGAAAATCTAGTTGGTGGTAGGAGGATGCTGAGATCTTCCCTATCAGGAAAAGAAACACATAAAGG cGAAGTAAATGAAAAATCTAAAAATGAAGAGAAACCAAAACGTAAGAAAGTAATTTTAAAAGACAAAGCAGTTCAAACCGTAAGaggaggaaaaataaaaattgaagttGAAGACTTAACATCTGAAG CTGGACCTAGTGAAAATTACTGGGAAGTCTTGGCTGAAAGGCGACGGATAGCGCTTGAGGATGCGTTAGAAGATAACAAAGAATTGACTGAGCGTGTTGAGAAATTAGAAGAAGAAAATCGCATATATAAAGAAATGTTGGAAGAATCGAGATCACTAGTCGAAGTTTTGCAG GAAATGCTTGGAGAagatagaaatgatataaataattctTTAGAAGATACCATTTAA
- the geminin gene encoding geminin DNA replication inhibitor isoform X3 has translation MRENLTFCVEAFVVCRAHRMKPTATNKENLVGGRRMLRSSLSGKETHKGEVNEKSKNEEKPKRKKVILKDKAVQTVRGGKIKIEVEDLTSEAGPSENYWEVLAERRRIALEDALEDNKELTERVEKLEEENRIYKEMLEESRSLVEVLQEMLGEDRNDINNSLEDTI, from the exons ATGCGGGAAAATCTTACATTCTGCGTTGAAGCATTTGTCGTTTGTCGTGCACATAGGATGAAG CCGACAGCCACTAACAAAGAAAATCTAGTTGGTGGTAGGAGGATGCTGAGATCTTCCCTATCAGGAAAAGAAACACATAAAGG cGAAGTAAATGAAAAATCTAAAAATGAAGAGAAACCAAAACGTAAGAAAGTAATTTTAAAAGACAAAGCAGTTCAAACCGTAAGaggaggaaaaataaaaattgaagttGAAGACTTAACATCTGAAG CTGGACCTAGTGAAAATTACTGGGAAGTCTTGGCTGAAAGGCGACGGATAGCGCTTGAGGATGCGTTAGAAGATAACAAAGAATTGACTGAGCGTGTTGAGAAATTAGAAGAAGAAAATCGCATATATAAAGAAATGTTGGAAGAATCGAGATCACTAGTCGAAGTTTTGCAG GAAATGCTTGGAGAagatagaaatgatataaataattctTTAGAAGATACCATTTAA
- the geminin gene encoding geminin DNA replication inhibitor isoform X4 has product MKPGGGTKVSTAKTVASKPTATNKENLVGGRRMLRSSLSGKETHKGEVNEKSKNEEKPKRKKVILKDKAVQTVRGGKIKIEVEDLTSEAGPSENYWEVLAERRRIALEDALEDNKELTERVEKLEEENRIYKEMLEESRSLVEVLQEMLGEDRNDINNSLEDTI; this is encoded by the exons ATGAAACCTGGAGGTGGCACAAAGGTTTCTACCGCCAAAACTGTTGCTTCTAAG CCGACAGCCACTAACAAAGAAAATCTAGTTGGTGGTAGGAGGATGCTGAGATCTTCCCTATCAGGAAAAGAAACACATAAAGG cGAAGTAAATGAAAAATCTAAAAATGAAGAGAAACCAAAACGTAAGAAAGTAATTTTAAAAGACAAAGCAGTTCAAACCGTAAGaggaggaaaaataaaaattgaagttGAAGACTTAACATCTGAAG CTGGACCTAGTGAAAATTACTGGGAAGTCTTGGCTGAAAGGCGACGGATAGCGCTTGAGGATGCGTTAGAAGATAACAAAGAATTGACTGAGCGTGTTGAGAAATTAGAAGAAGAAAATCGCATATATAAAGAAATGTTGGAAGAATCGAGATCACTAGTCGAAGTTTTGCAG GAAATGCTTGGAGAagatagaaatgatataaataattctTTAGAAGATACCATTTAA
- the geminin gene encoding geminin DNA replication inhibitor isoform X2, translating into MKPGGGTKVSTAKTVASKDKVRKSLHVLQPTATNKENLVGGRRMLRSSLSGKETHKGEVNEKSKNEEKPKRKKVILKDKAVQTVRGGKIKIEVEDLTSEAGPSENYWEVLAERRRIALEDALEDNKELTERVEKLEEENRIYKEMLEESRSLVEVLQEMLGEDRNDINNSLEDTI; encoded by the exons ATGAAACCTGGAGGTGGCACAAAGGTTTCTACCGCCAAAACTGTTGCTTCTAAG GATAAGGTCAGAAAGTCTTTGCACGTTTTGCAGCCGACAGCCACTAACAAAGAAAATCTAGTTGGTGGTAGGAGGATGCTGAGATCTTCCCTATCAGGAAAAGAAACACATAAAGG cGAAGTAAATGAAAAATCTAAAAATGAAGAGAAACCAAAACGTAAGAAAGTAATTTTAAAAGACAAAGCAGTTCAAACCGTAAGaggaggaaaaataaaaattgaagttGAAGACTTAACATCTGAAG CTGGACCTAGTGAAAATTACTGGGAAGTCTTGGCTGAAAGGCGACGGATAGCGCTTGAGGATGCGTTAGAAGATAACAAAGAATTGACTGAGCGTGTTGAGAAATTAGAAGAAGAAAATCGCATATATAAAGAAATGTTGGAAGAATCGAGATCACTAGTCGAAGTTTTGCAG GAAATGCTTGGAGAagatagaaatgatataaataattctTTAGAAGATACCATTTAA
- the LOC117154219 gene encoding LOW QUALITY PROTEIN: smoothelin-like protein 2 (The sequence of the model RefSeq protein was modified relative to this genomic sequence to represent the inferred CDS: deleted 1 base in 1 codon), translated as MNFDDATKENEKRNREFYKFTQNFTRKSARKKPLSPFAKFRELDRQNSAASSPSPVKSPATEFRFKFTEPAVRDNAVQIKERLLAWCRSKTKEYENVQLDNFSTSWNNGLAFCALLHHFRPDAFDYHSLRPENRKMNFELAFTKADELAGIAPLLDVEDMVMMRRPDWKCVFTYVQSIYRRFKDED; from the exons ATGAATTTTGACGATGCAACAAAAGAGAAT GAAAAAAGGAACCGTGAATTTTATAAGTTTACACAGAATTTTACAAGAAAATCTG CTCGTAAGAAGCCGCTATCGCCGTTTGCCAAGTTTCGTGAACTCGACAGACAAAATAGCGCCGCCTCGTCACCCAG TCCCGTAAAGTCACCGGCAACAGAGTTTCGATTCAAGTTTACCGAGCCAGCGGTGCGGGACAACGCGGTGCAAATAAAAGAGCGGCTACTGGCGTGGTGCCGTTCCAAAACCAAAGAGTACGAG AACGTGCAACTGGATAATTTCTCGACGAGCTGGAACAATGGATTGGCGTTTTGCGCTTTGCTTCATCACTTTAGACCAGACGCTTTCGACTATCACTCGCTACGGCCGGAGAACCGCAAAATGAACTTCGAGTTGGCGTTTACGAAAGCCGA TGAACTCGCCGGGATAGCACCGTTACTTGATGTCGAGGACATGGTGATGATGCGCCGACCAGACTGGAAGTGCGTCTTCACCTACGTACAGTCCATCTATCGCCGCTTCAAAGACGAGGATTAA